A window of Dickeya zeae NCPPB 2538 contains these coding sequences:
- the rihC gene encoding ribonucleoside hydrolase RihC, whose amino-acid sequence MNRIPIILDTDPGIDDAVAIAAALFAPELDLKLITTVAGNVDVEKTTRNALQLLHFWDAVVPVAQGAATPLVRPLRDAAYVHGESGMEGYDFVAHEGTALETSAAQAMYDCLNRSPEPVTLVTIGPLTNVALLLTLYPQCKKQIKHLVMMGGSSGRGNFTPNAEFNMAIDPEAAARVFDSGIDIVMCGLDVTNEAVLTPDYLATLPGLNRTGAMLHALFSHYRSGSMATGLRMHDLCAIAYLVKPSLFTLQHCFVAVETQGEYTAGTTVVDLQHRLHRPANAQVALALDVAGFRAWVAQVLALAP is encoded by the coding sequence ATGAACCGAATCCCCATTATTCTGGATACTGACCCAGGCATCGACGATGCTGTTGCCATCGCGGCGGCGTTGTTTGCCCCTGAACTGGATCTGAAGCTCATTACGACAGTAGCAGGCAATGTGGACGTGGAAAAAACCACGCGCAATGCGCTGCAACTGCTGCATTTTTGGGACGCAGTCGTGCCGGTGGCGCAAGGGGCGGCGACACCGTTGGTACGTCCGTTGCGTGACGCTGCCTATGTTCATGGTGAGTCTGGCATGGAAGGCTACGACTTTGTGGCGCATGAAGGCACTGCGCTGGAAACGTCTGCTGCCCAGGCCATGTATGACTGCCTTAACCGTAGCCCTGAGCCTGTCACGCTTGTGACCATCGGGCCGCTGACCAATGTCGCCTTACTGTTGACGCTTTACCCACAGTGTAAAAAACAGATTAAACATCTGGTGATGATGGGGGGATCGTCAGGGCGTGGCAATTTCACGCCGAATGCGGAATTTAATATGGCGATTGACCCGGAGGCGGCGGCGCGTGTCTTCGACAGTGGTATCGATATCGTGATGTGTGGGCTGGATGTGACCAATGAGGCAGTGCTGACACCGGATTATCTGGCCACATTACCGGGCCTTAACCGTACCGGTGCCATGTTGCATGCCCTGTTCAGCCATTATCGCAGCGGCAGTATGGCGACTGGTTTGCGTATGCACGACCTGTGCGCTATTGCTTATCTGGTGAAACCCAGCCTGTTTACTCTGCAACACTGTTTTGTCGCGGTGGAAACGCAGGGAGAATATACCGCGGGTACCACGGTAGTGGATCTCCAGCATCGGTTGCATCGCCCGGCTAATGCGCAGGTGGCGTTAGCGTTGGATGTCGCGGGATTTCGCGCCTGGGTGGCGCAGGTGTTGGCTTTAGCGCCTTAA
- the ispH gene encoding 4-hydroxy-3-methylbut-2-enyl diphosphate reductase, whose amino-acid sequence MKILLANPRGFCAGVDRAISIVERALEVYGAPIYVRHEVVHNRYVVDGLRDRGAVFIEQIEDVPDGAILIFSAHGVSQAVRAEAKSRELTVFDATCPLVTKVHMEVARASRKGTEAILIGHAGHPEVEGTMGQYNNPAGGMYLVEGPEDVWSLQVKDETNLCFMTQTTLSVDDTSAVIDALRARFPQIIGPRKDDICYATTNRQEAVRNLAAQANVVLVVGSKNSSNSNRLAELSQRVGKPSYLIDSADDIQEEWLKGVACVGVTAGASAPDVLVQQVIKRLQSMGGEVAMEMEGRAENIVFEVPKELRMDVREVE is encoded by the coding sequence ATGAAAATCTTGCTGGCTAACCCCCGTGGATTCTGTGCTGGCGTCGATCGCGCTATCAGTATTGTCGAGCGGGCGCTGGAAGTGTACGGCGCGCCGATTTACGTCCGTCATGAAGTGGTACATAACCGCTATGTGGTGGACGGGCTGCGCGATCGCGGTGCCGTCTTTATCGAGCAAATCGAAGACGTGCCGGATGGCGCGATTCTGATCTTCTCCGCGCATGGCGTATCGCAGGCGGTGAGAGCGGAAGCCAAAAGTCGTGAATTGACCGTCTTTGATGCGACTTGTCCGCTGGTGACGAAAGTGCATATGGAAGTGGCGCGTGCCAGCCGTAAGGGGACGGAAGCCATCCTGATAGGCCACGCCGGGCACCCAGAAGTGGAAGGCACCATGGGTCAGTACAACAACCCGGCTGGGGGCATGTACCTGGTGGAAGGGCCGGAGGATGTCTGGTCGCTGCAGGTAAAAGATGAAACCAATCTCTGTTTCATGACCCAGACGACCTTGTCGGTGGATGATACCTCGGCAGTTATCGATGCACTGCGGGCGCGTTTCCCGCAGATTATCGGGCCACGCAAAGATGATATCTGTTACGCCACCACCAACCGTCAGGAAGCCGTACGTAACCTGGCGGCACAGGCAAATGTGGTGCTGGTGGTTGGGTCGAAAAACTCCTCTAATTCCAATCGTCTGGCCGAGTTGTCACAGCGTGTCGGTAAACCGTCTTACTTGATTGATTCTGCGGATGATATTCAGGAAGAGTGGCTAAAGGGTGTTGCTTGTGTGGGGGTGACCGCCGGGGCTTCTGCGCCGGACGTGCTGGTTCAGCAAGTCATTAAACGCCTGCAAAGCATGGGGGGAGAAGTGGCCATGGAGATGGAAGGTCGCGCAGAGAACATCGTGTTTGAAGTGCCGAAAGAATTGCGTATGGACGTTCGTGAGGTGGAGTAA
- the fkpB gene encoding FKBP-type peptidyl-prolyl cis-trans isomerase, which translates to MTEFVTNGSGVLVHFTLMLEDGSVAEATRESGKPAMFRLGDGSLSTALEAQLLGLQVGDKRTFSLPPESAFGPLNPDLIQFFLRRDFVQTGVPEVGTIMLFSGMAGNDMPGIIREVADESVTVDFNHPLAGHTITFDVEVLEVHPPSDGGNA; encoded by the coding sequence ATGACGGAATTCGTGACGAACGGCAGCGGAGTGCTGGTGCATTTTACGCTGATGCTGGAAGACGGTTCCGTGGCGGAAGCCACCCGTGAGAGCGGCAAACCAGCGATGTTTCGGCTGGGGGACGGTAGCCTGTCTACGGCGCTGGAAGCTCAATTGCTGGGTTTGCAGGTCGGCGATAAGCGTACGTTCAGTCTGCCGCCAGAGTCTGCCTTTGGCCCGTTGAATCCCGATTTGATCCAATTCTTCCTGCGTCGTGATTTTGTGCAGACCGGGGTGCCCGAAGTGGGCACCATCATGCTGTTCAGCGGTATGGCTGGTAATGATATGCCAGGCATTATCCGTGAGGTGGCTGACGAGTCGGTGACGGTGGATTTCAACCACCCGTTGGCCGGGCATACCATCACGTTTGACGTAGAAGTACTGGAGGTTCATCCCCCTTCTGACGGAGGCAACGCATGA
- the lspA gene encoding signal peptidase II, giving the protein MSKSTGATGLRWLWLAALVLVVDLGSKQWVMTHFQLGESVPLVPFFNFTYAHNYGAAFSFLADKGGWQRWLFAVIALVIIVALLAMMLRSSASQKQNNIAYAMIIGGAIGNLADRLVHGYVIDFLDFYVNNWHYPTFNLADSAIVVGALLIVLEGFLASPQKKQAEGK; this is encoded by the coding sequence ATGAGTAAATCTACTGGAGCAACGGGTCTGCGCTGGCTGTGGCTGGCTGCACTGGTACTGGTGGTCGATCTCGGCAGCAAGCAGTGGGTGATGACCCACTTCCAACTGGGCGAGTCGGTACCGCTGGTGCCGTTCTTCAATTTTACCTACGCCCATAACTATGGCGCGGCGTTTAGCTTTCTGGCAGACAAAGGCGGCTGGCAACGCTGGCTGTTTGCGGTGATAGCACTGGTGATTATTGTGGCGTTGCTGGCGATGATGCTTCGCTCCAGTGCCAGCCAGAAGCAGAACAACATCGCTTATGCGATGATCATTGGTGGCGCTATTGGCAACCTGGCCGATCGGTTGGTACATGGTTACGTGATCGACTTTCTGGATTTTTACGTCAATAACTGGCATTACCCGACGTTTAATCTGGCGGATAGCGCCATTGTCGTGGGAGCGTTGCTGATTGTGCTGGAGGGGTTTTTGGCTTCTCCGCAAAAAAAGCAGGCGGAAGGTAAATAA
- the ileS gene encoding isoleucine--tRNA ligase, translated as MSDYKTTLNLPETGFPMRGDLAKREPDMLKRWYEQDLYGIIRGAKKGKKTFILHDGPPYANGNIHIGHSVNKILKDIINKAKGLSGYDSPYVPGWDCHGLPIELKVEQLVGKPGEKVSAAQFREECRKYAAEQVAGQKKDFIRLGVLGDWDRPYLTMDFKTEANIIRALGRIIENGHLHKGAKPVHWCADCGSALAEAEVEYYDKTSPAIDVAFNAVDRAAVLAKFGLAADAVDGDVALVIWTTTPWTLPANRAISLNAEFDYALIQVAGKAIIVAEGLADAVAKRVTGSDASTRLGHTVKGSELELLRFRHPFLDFDVPAILGDHVTLDAGTGAVHTAGGHGPDDYVISQKYQLEIANPVGPNGCYLPGTFPGLDGLFVFKANDKIVELLRERGALLHHEKLQHSYPCCWRHKSPILFRATPQWFVSMDQNGLRKQSLSEIKGVQWIPDWGQARIESMVANRPDWCISRQRTWGVPMSLFVHKETQELHPRTAELIEAVAKRVEQDGIQAWWDLNPADLMGAEAADYEKVPDTLDVWFDSGSTHASVVDVRPEFGGHAADMYLEGSDQHRGWFMSSLMISTAIKGKAPYRQVLTHGFTVDGQGRKMSKSIGNTVSPQDVMDKLGADILRLWIGSTDYSGEIAVSDEILKRSADAYRRIRNTARFLLANLNGFDPALHSVKPEDMVVLDRWAVGCAKAAQDEIVEAYESYDFHRVVQRLMQFCSIEMGSFYLDIIKDRQYTAKHDSVARRSCQTALFHIAEALVRWMAPIMSFTADEIWGYLPGKRAQFVFTEEWYDGLFGLADSEPMNDAFWTDMLNVRSEVNKVIEQARNDKRIGGSLEAAVTLYADERLFAQLNSLQGELHFALLTSKARLERGENAPADAQQSELPGLKVVLTKADGEKCPRCWHYETDIGSDAAHPDVCGRCATNVGGNGEERKFV; from the coding sequence ATGAGTGACTATAAAACTACCCTGAATTTGCCGGAAACAGGGTTCCCGATGCGTGGCGATTTAGCCAAGCGCGAACCTGACATGCTGAAACGTTGGTATGAGCAGGATTTGTACGGGATTATTCGTGGCGCCAAGAAGGGTAAAAAAACCTTTATCCTTCATGACGGCCCGCCGTATGCGAACGGCAACATTCATATTGGTCACTCGGTTAACAAGATTCTCAAAGACATTATTAACAAGGCCAAAGGTTTATCCGGTTATGACTCGCCGTATGTGCCGGGCTGGGACTGCCATGGTTTGCCAATCGAACTGAAAGTAGAACAACTGGTGGGCAAACCGGGTGAGAAAGTCAGCGCCGCACAATTCCGTGAAGAGTGCCGGAAATACGCAGCCGAGCAGGTAGCCGGGCAGAAAAAAGATTTCATCCGTCTGGGTGTGTTGGGTGACTGGGATCGTCCCTACCTGACAATGGATTTCAAAACCGAAGCCAACATTATTCGCGCACTGGGTCGAATCATCGAAAACGGCCATCTGCACAAAGGTGCCAAGCCGGTGCACTGGTGTGCCGACTGCGGTTCCGCGTTGGCGGAAGCGGAAGTAGAGTATTACGACAAAACGTCCCCGGCGATTGATGTGGCGTTCAACGCGGTTGACCGTGCCGCCGTGCTGGCGAAGTTCGGGCTGGCTGCCGATGCGGTTGATGGCGATGTGGCGCTGGTCATCTGGACGACGACCCCCTGGACGTTGCCGGCCAACCGCGCCATTTCACTGAATGCCGAGTTCGACTATGCGCTGATTCAGGTGGCTGGCAAAGCCATCATCGTTGCTGAAGGGCTGGCCGACGCGGTCGCTAAACGTGTTACCGGGAGCGACGCTAGTACTCGTCTGGGACATACCGTCAAAGGTAGCGAGCTGGAATTGCTGCGTTTCCGTCATCCATTCCTGGATTTCGATGTCCCGGCTATTTTGGGTGATCACGTCACGCTGGATGCCGGTACCGGTGCGGTACACACCGCCGGTGGTCACGGTCCGGACGACTATGTCATCAGCCAGAAATACCAATTAGAAATCGCTAACCCTGTCGGACCCAACGGCTGCTACCTGCCGGGTACCTTCCCGGGGTTGGATGGTCTGTTCGTGTTTAAAGCCAACGACAAGATCGTTGAATTGCTGCGTGAGCGCGGCGCGTTGTTGCACCATGAAAAGCTGCAACACAGCTACCCGTGCTGCTGGCGTCACAAGTCTCCGATCCTGTTCCGTGCTACGCCGCAGTGGTTCGTGAGCATGGATCAAAACGGCTTGCGTAAACAGTCGCTGTCTGAAATTAAAGGCGTGCAGTGGATTCCGGATTGGGGTCAGGCGCGCATTGAGTCGATGGTCGCGAACCGTCCTGACTGGTGTATTTCCCGCCAGCGTACCTGGGGCGTGCCGATGTCGCTGTTCGTGCATAAAGAAACACAGGAACTGCATCCTCGTACCGCAGAGCTGATTGAGGCGGTAGCCAAACGTGTCGAGCAGGACGGCATTCAGGCATGGTGGGATCTCAACCCGGCAGACCTGATGGGCGCGGAAGCGGCCGATTATGAAAAAGTACCGGATACGCTGGATGTGTGGTTCGACTCAGGGTCGACGCATGCTTCTGTGGTGGATGTTCGCCCGGAATTTGGCGGCCACGCAGCGGATATGTATCTGGAAGGCTCCGACCAGCATCGTGGCTGGTTCATGTCTTCACTGATGATTTCTACCGCAATTAAAGGCAAAGCGCCGTACCGTCAGGTGCTGACCCACGGTTTCACCGTGGACGGTCAGGGCCGCAAGATGTCGAAATCCATCGGCAACACCGTCAGCCCGCAGGATGTGATGGATAAATTGGGGGCGGATATTCTGCGTTTGTGGATCGGCTCTACCGATTACTCTGGCGAGATTGCGGTATCTGATGAAATCCTCAAACGTTCTGCCGATGCCTACCGTCGTATCCGTAACACCGCACGTTTCCTGCTGGCTAACCTGAATGGTTTCGATCCGGCGCTGCATAGCGTGAAGCCGGAAGACATGGTGGTGCTGGATCGTTGGGCGGTAGGCTGTGCCAAAGCGGCGCAGGATGAGATTGTCGAGGCTTACGAGAGCTACGATTTCCACCGTGTGGTGCAGCGTCTGATGCAGTTCTGCTCTATTGAGATGGGGTCGTTCTATCTCGATATCATCAAGGACCGCCAGTACACCGCGAAACACGACAGCGTGGCGCGTCGTAGCTGTCAGACTGCACTGTTCCATATCGCCGAAGCGCTGGTGCGTTGGATGGCCCCGATTATGTCGTTTACCGCCGATGAAATCTGGGGGTATCTGCCGGGTAAACGTGCGCAGTTTGTCTTTACCGAAGAGTGGTATGACGGTTTATTCGGGCTGGCCGACAGCGAACCGATGAACGATGCGTTCTGGACTGACATGCTGAATGTGCGCAGTGAAGTCAACAAGGTGATCGAGCAGGCGCGTAACGACAAGCGTATCGGTGGTTCACTGGAAGCGGCCGTGACGTTGTATGCGGATGAGCGGTTGTTTGCACAGCTCAACAGTCTGCAAGGTGAGTTGCACTTTGCCTTGTTAACTTCCAAAGCGCGCCTGGAACGTGGTGAGAATGCACCGGCTGACGCACAGCAAAGTGAATTACCGGGACTGAAAGTTGTCCTTACTAAAGCCGACGGGGAGAAATGCCCGCGTTGTTGGCACTATGAAACGGATATCGGCAGTGATGCCGCGCATCCGGATGTATGCGGTCGCTGTGCGACCAATGTTGGCGGCAATGGCGAAGAGCGTAAGTTTGTCTGA
- the ribF gene encoding bifunctional riboflavin kinase/FAD synthetase, producing MQLIRGIHNLQACHYGCVLTIGNFDGVHRGHQALLERLKQEGQARGLPVMVMIFEPQPLELFAAEKAPARLTRLRDKVKYLAQAGVDYLLCVTFDAHFAANHASTFISSLLVEKLGVKFLVVGDDFRFGAGREGDFLLLQKAGVEQNFDVISTQTFCSSGKRVSSTAVREALAQDNLTLAQELLGHPFSISGRVVHGNELGRTIGFPTANLPLKRQVSPVSGVYAVQVYGLGDAPLPGVANIGTRPTITGDKRQQLEVHLLDVTLDLYGRHIDVVMCKKLRSEQRFASLDALKQQIANDVVAAREFFGLKAPV from the coding sequence ATGCAGCTAATACGCGGTATACACAATCTCCAGGCCTGCCATTACGGCTGTGTGCTAACTATTGGTAACTTTGACGGTGTCCACCGCGGGCATCAGGCATTGCTTGAGCGCCTGAAGCAGGAAGGTCAGGCCCGTGGGTTACCGGTCATGGTGATGATTTTCGAGCCTCAGCCGCTGGAGCTGTTTGCCGCAGAAAAAGCACCGGCACGGTTGACCCGGCTGCGCGATAAGGTCAAGTATCTGGCGCAGGCTGGTGTGGATTATCTCTTGTGCGTGACCTTTGACGCCCATTTTGCCGCGAACCATGCCAGTACCTTTATTTCCAGCCTGTTGGTGGAAAAGCTAGGGGTGAAATTTCTGGTGGTGGGGGATGACTTCCGCTTCGGGGCTGGCCGCGAGGGGGATTTCCTGTTATTACAGAAAGCGGGCGTCGAACAGAATTTCGACGTGATCAGCACGCAGACCTTTTGCAGCAGTGGCAAACGGGTGAGCAGCACCGCCGTACGTGAAGCGTTGGCGCAGGACAACCTGACGCTGGCGCAGGAGCTGTTAGGGCACCCGTTCAGTATCTCTGGTCGGGTGGTGCACGGCAACGAGCTGGGGCGTACCATCGGTTTTCCAACGGCCAACCTGCCTTTGAAACGCCAGGTTTCTCCGGTAAGCGGTGTCTATGCCGTCCAGGTGTACGGACTGGGTGATGCACCGTTGCCCGGTGTTGCCAATATTGGTACCCGTCCGACCATCACGGGCGATAAACGCCAGCAACTGGAAGTGCATTTGTTGGATGTCACACTGGATCTGTATGGGCGACATATAGATGTGGTGATGTGTAAAAAATTACGTAGTGAGCAGCGGTTTGCTTCGCTGGATGCGCTGAAGCAGCAAATCGCCAACGATGTGGTGGCCGCCCGTGAGTTCTTCGGGTTGAAGGCACCGGTTTAA
- the rpsT gene encoding 30S ribosomal protein S20, which produces MANIKSAKKRAVQSEKRRKHNASRRSMMRTFIKKVYAAIATGDKEAAQKAFNDMQPIVDRQASKGLIHKNKAARHKSNLTAQINAMQ; this is translated from the coding sequence TTGGCTAATATCAAATCAGCTAAGAAACGCGCCGTACAGTCTGAGAAGCGCCGCAAGCACAATGCAAGCCGTCGCTCCATGATGCGTACTTTCATCAAGAAAGTGTATGCGGCCATCGCCACTGGCGATAAAGAAGCTGCGCAGAAAGCATTTAATGACATGCAACCGATCGTGGACCGTCAGGCCAGCAAAGGTCTGATCCACAAAAACAAAGCTGCTCGTCATAAATCCAATCTGACTGCGCAGATCAACGCGATGCAGTAA
- the nhaR gene encoding transcriptional activator NhaR has protein sequence MSHINFNHLYYFWQVCKTGSVAAAAERLFLTPQTITGQIKLLEERLQGKLFKRKGRGLEPTELGQLVFRYADKMFALSQEMLDIVNYRKESSLLFDVGVADALSKRLVSRVLETVVNEQMPIHLRCFESTHELLIEQLSQHKLDMILSDCPVDSGQQAGLFSRKLGECGVSFYSRRPGPDAPFPACLSQSKLLIPARRTMLGRKLLNWFSEQNLLVDIMGEFDDAALMTAFGMSHDAIFVAPSLHADEMVAQGEIVEIGRIDNIQDEYYVIFAERMIQHPAVQRVCNEDFSSLFCE, from the coding sequence ATGTCGCATATTAACTTCAATCATCTCTACTATTTCTGGCAAGTGTGTAAGACCGGTTCGGTGGCTGCCGCCGCCGAACGGCTATTTCTGACGCCACAAACGATTACCGGGCAAATAAAACTACTGGAAGAGCGACTACAGGGAAAGTTGTTCAAGCGTAAAGGCCGTGGGCTGGAGCCAACAGAACTGGGGCAACTGGTATTTCGCTATGCGGACAAGATGTTTGCCTTGAGTCAGGAGATGCTGGATATCGTGAATTACCGCAAGGAGTCCAGCCTGCTGTTTGACGTCGGCGTGGCGGATGCCTTGTCGAAACGACTGGTAAGTCGGGTGTTGGAAACGGTGGTGAATGAACAAATGCCGATTCACCTGCGCTGCTTCGAATCCACCCATGAGTTGCTGATTGAACAGTTAAGCCAGCACAAGCTGGATATGATTTTGTCTGATTGCCCGGTAGATTCCGGCCAGCAGGCCGGGCTATTTTCCCGCAAACTGGGTGAGTGCGGGGTGAGTTTTTATAGCCGCCGCCCGGGGCCGGATGCGCCTTTCCCCGCTTGCCTGTCGCAAAGTAAGCTATTAATTCCTGCCCGCCGTACCATGCTGGGGCGCAAGCTGCTCAATTGGTTTAGTGAGCAGAATCTGTTAGTGGATATCATGGGCGAGTTCGATGATGCAGCATTGATGACCGCTTTCGGAATGAGTCACGATGCGATTTTTGTCGCGCCATCGCTGCATGCCGATGAAATGGTGGCGCAAGGCGAGATTGTAGAGATTGGTCGCATCGACAATATTCAGGATGAGTATTACGTTATTTTTGCCGAACGCATGATTCAACACCCGGCGGTGCAACGCGTCTGCAACGAAGATTTCTCTTCCCTGTTTTGTGAATAA
- the nhaA gene encoding Na+/H+ antiporter NhaA — MIKLFRYLTGLEAAAGMILIIATLLALLVANIPATLSWYHAFLDIPVVLGIGALDINKPLLLWINDGLMALFFLQVGLEVKRELVVGALASRRQAILPVVAAFGGMLVPALFFLLFNATEVETRSGWAIPTATDIAFAVGILVLLGKRVPTGLKVFLLALAIIDDLGAIVIIALFYTQQLHWLALSGALAAIAVLAYMNHQQVMKTSAYLLVGIVLWVCILKSGVHATLAGVIVGFFIPLRVPAGHPSPASTLEHGLASWIAFLVIPLFAFANAGISLQGVEFQHLLSPLTLGIASGLLVGKPIGVSLFSWLVIRLGLGRLPAGVDFRQVMAVSVLCGIGFTMSIFITLLAFGDVSAQDILYAKLAILLTSLTTAVLGYLTLRAVLPAAQR, encoded by the coding sequence ATGATAAAGCTATTTCGCTATTTGACCGGCCTGGAAGCGGCTGCCGGTATGATTTTGATTATCGCCACGCTGTTGGCGTTACTGGTTGCCAATATCCCCGCCACACTATCGTGGTATCACGCCTTTCTGGATATACCGGTTGTACTGGGGATTGGCGCACTGGATATCAACAAACCGCTGCTGTTGTGGATCAATGACGGTTTGATGGCGCTGTTTTTCCTGCAGGTAGGGCTGGAGGTGAAGCGTGAATTGGTCGTCGGTGCGCTGGCGAGTCGACGTCAGGCCATACTGCCGGTGGTGGCGGCATTTGGTGGGATGCTGGTGCCCGCGCTGTTTTTCCTGCTGTTCAACGCCACTGAAGTAGAAACTCGCTCCGGCTGGGCGATTCCGACGGCGACGGATATCGCTTTCGCGGTCGGTATCCTGGTGCTGTTGGGTAAACGAGTGCCAACCGGGTTAAAAGTATTTCTGCTGGCGCTGGCGATCATTGACGACCTGGGGGCTATCGTCATCATTGCCTTGTTCTATACACAGCAGTTGCATTGGCTGGCGCTGTCAGGCGCACTGGCCGCCATCGCGGTTCTGGCGTACATGAATCACCAGCAGGTGATGAAAACCTCGGCCTATCTGTTGGTTGGCATCGTGCTGTGGGTATGTATTCTGAAATCTGGCGTGCATGCTACGCTTGCCGGGGTGATTGTGGGATTCTTTATTCCCCTGCGTGTTCCGGCGGGGCATCCTTCACCTGCCAGTACGCTGGAGCATGGGCTGGCGAGTTGGATTGCCTTTTTGGTGATCCCGCTGTTTGCTTTCGCTAATGCCGGTATTTCGTTGCAGGGTGTTGAGTTCCAGCACTTGTTATCACCATTAACGTTGGGTATCGCCAGCGGATTACTGGTGGGCAAGCCGATTGGTGTGTCGTTATTTAGCTGGCTGGTGATCCGCCTTGGGCTTGGCCGGTTACCGGCTGGCGTGGATTTTCGTCAGGTGATGGCGGTATCGGTGTTGTGCGGCATTGGGTTCACCATGTCTATCTTCATTACGTTACTGGCGTTTGGCGATGTGTCGGCACAGGATATTCTGTATGCCAAGCTGGCGATTTTGCTGACGTCGCTGACCACGGCGGTATTGGGCTACCTGACATTGCGTGCGGTGTTGCCTGCGGCACAGCGCTAA
- the dnaJ gene encoding molecular chaperone DnaJ encodes MAKQDYYEILGVAKDADERDIKKAYKRLAMKYHPDRNPGDKEAEAKFKEVKEAYEILTDAQKRAAYDQYGHAAFEQGGMGGGGAGGFGGADFGDIFGDVFGDIFGGGRRQRASRGSDLRYTMELTLEEAVRGVTKEIRIPTLQECDVCHGSGAKPGSNAVTCPTCHGNGQVQMRQGFFTVQQTCPHCHGRGKIIKDPCTKCHGHGRVEKSKTLSVKIPAGVDTGDRIRLAGEGEAGEFGAPAGDLYVQVQVREHPIFQREDNNLYCEVPINFAMAALGGEIEVPTLDGRVMLKVPAETQTGKLFRMRGKGVKSVRGGVQGDLLCRVVVETPVNLSDRQKQLLQELQESFGGPTGESNSPRSKSFFDGVKKFFDDLTR; translated from the coding sequence ATGGCGAAGCAAGACTACTACGAAATTCTGGGTGTTGCGAAAGACGCTGATGAACGCGACATCAAAAAGGCTTATAAACGGCTGGCGATGAAATATCATCCGGACCGCAATCCGGGTGATAAAGAGGCTGAAGCCAAGTTCAAGGAAGTCAAAGAAGCCTATGAGATTTTGACCGATGCTCAGAAACGCGCCGCCTACGATCAGTATGGACATGCCGCGTTTGAGCAAGGTGGCATGGGTGGCGGCGGTGCCGGTGGTTTCGGCGGCGCTGATTTCGGCGACATTTTTGGTGATGTATTCGGCGATATCTTTGGCGGCGGACGTCGTCAGCGTGCAAGTCGCGGCTCTGATTTACGTTACACCATGGAGCTGACGCTGGAAGAAGCGGTGCGCGGCGTTACGAAAGAGATCCGTATCCCGACGCTGCAGGAGTGTGACGTGTGCCATGGCAGCGGCGCTAAACCGGGCAGCAATGCGGTCACGTGCCCGACGTGCCACGGCAACGGACAGGTGCAAATGCGTCAGGGCTTCTTTACGGTGCAGCAGACGTGTCCGCACTGTCATGGGCGCGGGAAAATCATCAAAGATCCTTGCACGAAGTGCCACGGTCATGGCCGCGTCGAGAAGAGCAAAACACTATCGGTCAAGATCCCGGCAGGGGTCGATACTGGTGACCGCATCCGCCTGGCAGGTGAAGGGGAAGCGGGAGAATTTGGCGCGCCAGCAGGCGATTTGTATGTTCAGGTGCAAGTGCGTGAACACCCGATCTTCCAGCGTGAAGACAATAACCTCTATTGCGAAGTACCGATTAACTTTGCGATGGCGGCGCTGGGGGGCGAAATCGAAGTGCCGACGCTCGACGGTCGTGTGATGCTGAAAGTACCAGCGGAAACGCAAACCGGTAAACTGTTCCGTATGCGTGGTAAAGGTGTGAAATCTGTTCGCGGCGGCGTTCAGGGCGACCTGCTGTGCCGGGTGGTGGTAGAAACCCCGGTCAACTTGAGCGATCGTCAAAAACAACTGTTGCAGGAATTGCAGGAAAGTTTCGGTGGGCCGACTGGCGAAAGCAACAGCCCACGTTCCAAAAGTTTCTTCGACGGTGTGAAAAAATTCTTTGATGATTTGACTCGCTAA